Below is a window of Syngnathus acus chromosome 8, fSynAcu1.2, whole genome shotgun sequence DNA.
atcatttttggtCTTAAACTCCACTAGCTGGTCCTCCAGAGAGCGGCAGGTCTTTTCGAGGTTGACCTGTTCAAGTGCAATTATCAACACATCAAGATATGAGATGCGGTCTCAGGATTCTGAAATCTCCTACGGCACTAACCTTAGTTTTTGCCACAGATTCCATGTTGGTGGCTACATCATCTATCTCCATCTTAAGCTCACTTTTCTCCTTCTCAAGTTTCTGCTTGATTCTCTGCAGGTTGTCGATCTGCTCTCCAAGCTCAGCCATGCTGTCCGCATGCTTCTTGCGCAAGGCGGCAGATGTGGCCTCGTGATGCAGTGTGGCCTCCTCTAGGTCACGCCTGATTTTCAGGAACTCAGCCTCACGCTTCTTATTCATCTCAATCTGAGAGGCAGTGGCTCCTCCGGCCTCCTCCAGCCTCTCGCTGACTTCCTCGATctcccgggacaggtcggacCGCTGCTTCTCTACCTTGGCCCTCGTGGATCGCTCAGCTTCCACTTCTTCCTCCAGTTCTTCAATTCGAGCCTTGAAACAGAAAGCGATGGATCAAGGAGGAGTCACTGTCAGTATGGTTCATGTGTGAACCAAAGTGTCTTTACATGAAGCTCCTTCAGCTTCTTCTGAAGCTGGTTGTTGATGGTTTGCTCGTCCGCAATCTTGCTAACCAGCTGGTTGGTTTCAAACTCCTTCCTGTGGtgatgagaaaataaatgtcatatttCAGGTGCAACCTCTCCCTTGACCCCTGCCTATGTCCACCTACTTCTTCAGCCTCTCCTCAGACTgctgtttgtcattttccacATCCATCAGGGATTCTTGTGTAACTTTTAAGTCTCCCTCCAGCTTACGCTTTGCCCTTTCCAGGTCCATGCGAGTCTTCTTTTCTTGCTCAAGGGTACCTTCAAGCTGAAGAGCAGTCAGATGGATTAGCCTGGCTTGTTTGAGAGCACCTGAACATCCAGTCGCAACTCACGTCATCCACTTGCTGCTCCAGCTTTGACTTGGCCTTTGTCAACGAGTTGACTTTGTCTTCCTCGGCTTGAAGGTCGTCCATGGTCTGCTGGTGGGCTTCTTGAAGGGCCTTCTTCTCTTTGCTCAGTTTGCTGATGCTTTCTTCCAGGCCCGCCAGCTCCTCTACCAGATTTTTAACCTTCAGAACAAATCACTTTCAAGTTTTGTTCTGAGCATAGTTGAAATAACCTCATCACGCAGTCGACTGCCCAAACCTTGTTTTCAGTGGCGTGTTTCTCTTTCTCCACTTTAGCCAAAGTGATCTCAAGGTCATCAATGTCCTTCTTAAGCTCGGAACATTCATCCTCAAGTTTTCTCTTCTTGGTGGTTAATTCTGAGTTTatttcctcctcatcctccatcCTCTCTGTCACCTCTTTGAGTTTGGCCTCCAGCTGGATTTTGCTTTTGATCAAACCCTCGCATCGTTCTTCTGCGTCAGAGAGGGTCTCAGCGTCCTGAGGAGGGAAGTCAATAAATGGCAaaaactttctttctttctttcttcctttttttttatcagattGGACGTAAAGCAAAACTCACAGATTGCACTTGAAGTTGAAGGTCATTCTTCTCCTGCAGCAGAGAAACCAttttctcctccagctccttccTTTTGGACTCTGATTTAACCAGGTCCTCCTTGCATTTGATGAAATCTTCTTTCATGGTGGCCATCTCCTTTTCTGTCTCTGCGCTCTTGAGCAGAGGCTTTATCTTGAAGAAAAGCTTCATCCATGGCCAGTGTTTGACATTCATGAAGGAGCGCAGGTTGTATTGTAGAATCCACACACAATCTCTGTCAGATATGCACATCACATAGGTTGGTCTGTGCAGAAATCATTTCATTGTCATATTGAAAAGGGATTGATCCCCATACTTTTGGGCAATTAAGTTGATATATTCCTTCCTCATGAGATAACCTCGACAGACAGCTTGCGTCTGCGTCACGAGAGAAGCGAGTTTTTCATCTCGCAGCTCCTCCAGGGTTCCCAGTAGACCAGCTTTGAAAAAGACCTGGAAATAGAGGCAATTCTTGTTAGAAAAGGTCAGCCCAACATGAGGGACTCTTACCTTGGTCGTGCCAAAGCGGTACTGAGTGTGATCAACGTCGATGGAACCCAGAAGCTTCTCAGAAGCTTTCTTGCCATCGATGAACTGTCCCTCAGGAATGGCGCTGGCGTTCAAGATGCGGTATCTGCTCGTTTTGGATGAAGACCATTACAATCTGCAGTGATTTAACATAACACGATTTTGGCACTTGAATGACCTCTGCTTGAAATCAGCATAGAGAATCCTGCTGGGAAATCCCTTCGTGCAGATGCGGATCCCCTCTAGCACACCGTTGCAGCGTAGCTGATGGATTACCAATTGATTGTCCATGATACCTGCAGGAAAGAATTGTTAAACTAATGGTtgaatcaattatttttattttaatcctAAATTCAATGGTACCTGGTGTTTTAACCTCATTGGGAATCAGACAACGCACAAAGTGAGGGTGGGTGCTCCTCAAGTTAGTCATCAGTTTACCGAGATTTTCCTGAAAAATAGTTGGGTACACATGCTCTTGTGGGGGATGGTCCAAGTCACGTATATGCAAACATAAATTCTTGGTACCCTGAAAACTGCAGACACCGTCTGGAAAGAGCCtccctttttctttcccccttttttcccACCTTTGTCACCACCGGACTCTACGAGACAGAAACAAAGTGTTTTAAGGACACTCAGCTGAAACATGGAGGTCGCTGAACACATTTTGTACCTCCGTCAGCCCCGCCAAAGCTGGCATAGAGGAAAGACAGCAGTTTCAAAGAGGACTTCTGGTAGAGCTGCACCACAGATTCATTCAGCGGGTCCTTGTTCTTTTCCAGCCAGCCGCTAATGTTGTAGTCCACAGTTCCGGCATAGTGAACCAGGGAGAAATGAGCCTCTGGCTTGCCTTTGACTACTTTGGGCTTTTGGAAAGCATTATTTTTCCCAAGATGTTGGTCATAAAGTTTGTTCTTGAAGGAAGTGTCTGATGCCTTGGGGAACATACACTCCTCTTCAAGGATGGAGAAGATGCCCATCGGCTGGGGATTTAAGAAGGAATTGAAATGCTGCTTGATagtaaacattttgttgacGTGTATCTCACCTTTTCAATGAGCTCAATGCAGGCGGCCAGGTCCATGCCAAAGTCGATGAACTCCCAGTCGATGCCTTCTTTCTTGTACTCTTCTTGCTCCAGCACAAACATGTGGTGGTTAAAGAACTGCTGCAACTTCTCGTTGGTGAAGTTGATGCACAGCTGCTCCATGCTGTTGTACTATAGGAGGAGGTGACCTTGAGCATTCGAGTCCCAATATTAACAGACCAAAATGAGTGTCCCAACTCACGTCAAAGATTTCAAATCCCGCAATGTCCAACACACCAATGAAGAACTGCCGTGGCTGCTTGGTGTCCAACATCTCATTGATGCGTATCACCATCCAGAAGAACATTTTCTCATAGACGGACTTGGCCAGGGCGCCGACTGAATTGGCCACCTTGAGTAAGAATAGTTTATTTCAGTACGATTTTTGTTCTCAATCAAATCAAGTGCATTCGGATGACTTGGTTGTTGAGGTACCTGGGGCACGGTCTGGCCCTTGGTGACATACTCGTTCCCCACTTTGACGCGGGGGTAGCAGAGGCCTTTCAGCAGGTCGGCGGAATTCAGCCCCATGAGGAAGGCCACTTTGTCGGCCACTGAACGACAAAGCGACAAACAGCaactgtgtgtttgtctgtgtcTTTCAATGTCAACGCAAAGAACTTGCAGCCTCACCCTCAGTGCCATCGGGCTCCGCCTGTTCCTCTCGCTGCTTCTGCTTGAACTTCATGTTTCCATAATGCATCACAGCACCAGTCAATTTGTAGATGGACATTTTCTCTTCATTGGTAAAGCCCAGGATGTCAATGGCGGTCTATTGGATCAAAAGGGAGTTCAGAGTGGTTGGTTGAGAGGCATCTGTACACCATTGAATAAAGCGAGCTCACATCTGTCGCCATGAGCTCTTCTTTGTCGTCAATGCTGGCCACCGTGATTTGCCCCTGACTGATCATGGGGAAGTCGTATGGGTTTGTACTTATGAGCATCATTTCTTCAGAGAGAAAAGAAGATTGTTACATTTCTTTAAATATCATTAATCTGCCTCATCACACTCATCATCATTTACCAATCAGCTCTGCTTTGTGTCCAGTCATTATCTGGTAGAAGATGTGGTAGCTTCTTTCGTCCGACAACTGGAACGTGACTCTTGACTTCTCCAGCAAATCTGGACCATAGAACATGTGGTATCTGGTAACTCAGTATGGAATGGACGCTTCTCTTTGGAAAGATAACCTTACATGTTTCAATATCAGCTGAAGCCAGTTTCCCTGTTGTTGCAAAGTGAATTCTGATGAATTTACCCTGAAAAATTGAAAAGATTCTCACATAGGAAAAAAGACTAACAAAATACCAATACATGTTGTACTTACAAAACGTGAAGAGTTGTCATTCCTCACAGTCTTGGCGTTCCCAAATGCCTCCAGCAAAGGGTTTGCTGAAATGATTTGATCCTCCAGAGTTCCCTAGTAAACACAAGAATGAAATCCTTAACGTTCCTACTTGGCAATGGAGAGTTTCAATCTCGTACCTGAATCTTTCCAGATGTCTGTTCCTTCTTATCGCTGCCGCCAGACACCGCGATTGTCGCAAAGTACTGGATGACACGCTTGGTGTTGACAGTCTTGCCTGCACCAGATTCTCCACTGTGGAAACACAGTGACACTTTCACGCACAGATCCTCAAGAGCTCAAATTGGAGTTCATGCAAGTGACTCACGTGATCAGCACAGACTGGTTTTCACGATCTGGCAGGACACGAGACAGTTTCATTTAGTACACAAAGCTTATAGTTCTGTGAAAAAGTATCCTGAACATTCACCTGTGAGCATGTTCTGATAAGCGTTATCAGACACCGAAAAGATGTGAGGAGGAGCCTCCATGCGCTTCTTGCCCCTGTAGGCCGACACCACTTCCGGGTCATACACCGGCAGCCACTTGTACGGATTCACAGTCACGCAGAAGAGTCCGGAATACGTCTGAGCAGGGtcacaaatgtgtcaaattATGAGGCAAAAGCTGGAAATCCCACAAAGGCCTCAGACTTGGCTTCAAACTCACGTAGATCATCCATGCCGCATAACGATCTTTGAGGTTAAACAGCACAGACGGCTCATTGAGGTGCGTCATCATGGCCATGTCCTCGATCTTGTCGTACTTTGGCGGATTCATGGGGTGGCAATCTTCTTCTTTGACTGTTACAGTCTAAAGTGggcaaaatacaatgacaccACTGCAAAAAGTTCTGGATATTGGGCTTTGGACTGAAATTTCAGGCTGAACCCAAAATTGTTAAAGGGGAACCTTATGTTCAACATGTCACTTTTAGATTACTTTTGCACAACTTCCAGAAGGAAACTTCTTAACACATACGTATGTCTCTTCTCATCACCTCATTTGCTTGCGTCTTCACTGTGGCTTGGCCACCTTCTTTCTTCTGGACCACACCTCGGATGTACAGTTCCTTGGGATCCGGTACAAAGCAGGCGGTCTTGGCATCAAACGGCCGGTTCTGTGCCTCAATGCGCTCCCTCTCAGGTTTGCGCAGAAAGACGGAGGCCGGCCCATACTGGGCCATCTCGGCATCGCTGCTCATGGTAACCCCTGCAGACAAGACATCGGAGTATCAAAGCACACCACAGCATGGAACACTAAAGATTTTGCTTCGCTTTCATACCTGGCAGATTCCCCCCACTGAGGTTTCTAATCAACTCACCTACGTGTCGGAGAGACGCAGTCGGCTGTGCTTTGGGTCAACGGTCTGACTGAGAAGCTTCAGCGTGAGTCAACGAGTGGACAGCAGGAGCTTTCTTTTATCAGCATCATTTGCTTCACACGCAAAGCAGACATTCCAAACTTGGCAATGTGACTTTTCTAATGTCAATCCTGCCGCATTACCAATCTTAGCCATCTTAAAATGGCTCTTCCGGGATCTTAGCAGCAAGACATCTTTGGCGACAGGTGATGATCTTTCAGCTCTATTTTTATGTCCACTCATCACTGTTGCGGGCTACTTCATTGACATCGTGGCTTAAACATACTCTGATATCAAATTAtgttccccattgaaatactTTCCAGCCACCcgaccaaaaatatttttgggtttacaggttttattttgtggcaTTAGTTTTGGGAGAAGACATCAGTGTGGTGTGACCACTACTAGAAGCTTAGGCCTCTAAATCCAAGAAAGCtgtcttgaaggagatgaagcAGGTGGTTCTTGAGTCCGAGGTAAAAACCAAGGTCAGGGGCTTTTTGACACCCCAGGGGGCCCCAGGCAAAAAGACGATGGAGGCATCcctaccacataaaaaaaaaaactggtcaaTAGATAGGTAAAGATATCCTGTAATAAACATTGTcgctgcttgttttttttttttatttgctttgagTTGCGAGACAAATTTTAAGAATGAGCGAGCTTCAGTTGGGAAACCGCCATCACCGATGCACTGTTAAACTGCAAAGTTTAGCTGTTTACTTGAAAAATTGACCCCCctgtcattaaaataaaaaataaactaaaaaaacaaaagaacaactCTGGCCCAAGGTTAGAGGCCCAACTTGTTTCCAAGTTAGAGGGCGACGGCAACACATGCGGGCTGCATTTAGCTGCGGAGAGTGTGGGAAACCTAAGGAGGTGCGGACTGCAAGTGGGAACACCAGCGATGGCCCCTGAATTTGGTTCCTGGTACTTCACTGGGAACTTCTTTGCCTTAATCCAAGTCATAACCTCTCTACCGTCTGACCAACCAATCAAAACACAGCAAAAGAACAATGTCATTGAAGGCCAGCACTCTGACTCTATCCTACATGTACTGGTAGCAGTGCATCACAAGTGGACCAACGTCTTTATGTCCATATGTCTTCTCATGGGATGACCAATCCGGTCAGCCTGCTCTTGATCTTGGCCAACGGACGCCAGCAAGCGTGCTGACAGGTTGGCGGATGGTGTCTGTCCTCTACTTGTCCATGTTGGACGTGTACAACCTTCGTCAGCTCCCTGCTGACAGACACAGGTGCTCAGCCGTAAGTTTAACTCTTCTGGCATTCTTCTCACGCTTTCACTTTGGTACGTGAGACGTACTGTCAGTGTTGCTGTGATTACACACGATATCAAGACTTTGGGTACAGCACTTGTAAAAGCTTTTATTGGAGAAATACGTACATTAGCAAATGTTGAAAGCACAAGGTTGGAGAACATGTTGGAGCTTGAAATTCATTCAAGCAACTTTGACaagatacataaataaaatgtatgacgattattactattatcatAAGCCTCTCCAAAGTAGGACCACACCTAGACtccaaatttgaatattttattatgcaaaacaaagcaaaaaagttGACCAAACTGCATCTTGTAACTTAAAATACTTGTAAGTCTGTTTACCGCTGTATCCCACCGCTGGCTAAAGTAGCACATCAGACATCTTTCTACTCCACTTTGCCGACAATGTCGCGGCTCTTGGCTCGTAGTTTATTCAACTGCGACTCGGCGACATCTGCTCGTTCCTCAGCCGCCTCCAGCTCGTGCTGTACTTTCCGAAACTTGGCCTGCTGGGTGCTGGTTTGTTCCTCCTAAAGATCAGAGATAGCTAAAGTCCTCAGATACCTAACCCTGCCACAGGATGGTGCCAAAGTAATGCTTGCTTCTATGTGCAGAATGAAAATATTGGTCAGGACCACTCACCGCCTCCTCACTCTGCAGTTTGTATACTTTGACTTTCAGCTGCAGTTTGTCAACTAGATCCTGAAGTCTGGCCAcgttcttcttctcctcttctcCCTGGaacagaggaggaagatgattAGGATTATTATGTTTCCTTGGACCTGCCGTTCGGCACCAGGATGACCCTCTGACCTGAAATGTCAGCTCTTTAATCTTCCGCTCATGTTTGCGTACTACTTTCATGGCCTCGCAGCCACGTTTCTGCTCCGCCTCCAGTTCCTTTTCCAACTCGCGAACCTGAAGAAATTCAAATCATTCatctgtgttgtttgtagaCTGCAAATAATGAGGGATAGGTCGTCCTCAccaaaaaaatcagcaaataGGACTAAACCGCGGGTACCTAACAGCAAATATGCAGAGGTCTGCTGGACTTTGCTGTTATGTTATCTTTGAGATGTTCTCACCCGCTTGTCCATTTTCTGGAGCTCCTTCTTCCCACCCTTCATGGCAAGGCTTTCAGCCTCATCCAGACGCTGCTGCAGGTCCTTCACCATCACCTCCAGgttcttcttcatcctctctAGATGAGCGCTGGTGTCctgctccttcttcagctcctCGACCATCATAGCCGCCTGGGTGAGGTATTTGTCAGCTGTAAATCAGATGGTGGCGTGAATGACAAAAGGATGGCGGCGTTTACATCTGTGATGGCTTTCTTGGCCTTCTCATCTGTGTTCTTTGCCTCCTGGACTGTGTCCTCCATCTCTGACTGCAGCTGAGCCAATTCGCTCTCCATCTTCTTTTTAGAGTTCAGGAGGCCGATATTCTGCATCATAACATTGGTAAGACTTTTCATTGCATAACTCAGAAAATGTTCATGGGTCAAACAGTCCTGAAACTAGGGGCTTGTCTTTCTAAGAGAAAGTTCTAGTCTTGAGAGACTGGTCAAATCCCAAGTGTAGGTTTTAGTCCCAGGATGAGGTTCTCAACCACAAGAAGCTAAATGTCTGATGTCCTCACCTGCGAGTGTAGCAGCTGAGTCCTCTCGCTAGTGTCCCTCAATTCGTGCTCAGCCAGTTTGCGACTTCGCTCCGCCTGCTCCAAAGCTGCCGTCACGTCCTCAATCTCGGTTGTCATCAGAATGTTACGGCGTTCTGTGATGGCCAGTTGTTCCTTGATGTCCTCCTGACTGTGGAGTGCTTCATCGAGGTGGACTTGTGTGTCCTTGAGCATACACAATTTACTCAGGTGATTGAAAACCgacagatacacacacacgcatgagACCACTCGCAAGTTGTGAGCTTGGACATGAAATTGATTAAACTCATAAGTCAAGGTGTCACTGTATTTTGGTTTCTCCGAGCAAAACTGGCTTGCAAACCTTCAACTGGATTTGAAGGTTCCTCATTTGCTTTGTGGCCTCAGAAGCTTGGCGGTTAGCGTGGCTGAGCTGAATCTCCATCTCATTTATGTCCCCTtccatcttcttcttcatccgGAGGGCATCGTTACGGCTGCGTGTCTCGGCCTCCAGGGTGCTCTGCAAGGTGTCCACGGTCCTTTGGTGGTTCCTCTTCAACTGGTCTATCTCTTCATCTTTCTCTGCCACCTTTCTTTCAACCTCTAATTTGAGCTGGTTCAGCTCCAGTTCAAGGTGAAGAATTTTGGCCTCCTCGTGTTCCAGAGATGACTGCAGGAAGAACAGATATGAAGTCAAATAGCTACTggtgtataaaaaaaagtattgatccaacttaaaaataaaaacgtagCCACGAACCTCAACCTCTTCAAGTGCCACCTGAGTGTCTTTCTTCTCCTGCTCAGATTGCTTTGCAGTTTTCTCTAGCTCGCGCATTATTTTAGCTGACTGTCCGATGTTCTCGCTGATGTCTGTGATCTCCTCTGAGTAAAAGAATAAGAGTAAAAATCACTACGTCTCAACAAGATAAGATGACTCCACGATTGTGTTCCACTCTTACGTTGAAGGTTTTTATTCTCTCTCTTCATGCTCTCCAGGTGCTCCAAAGCTTCTTCGTATGAATTCTTGAGTTTAAAGACTTCAGTGCTAAGAGCTCTGGACTCTTTCTGAGACACTTCCAGATCTGAATGACTCTCTTCACACTTTTGCTTCCAGTCAGACAGGACCTACAACATCAAGAATTAACCAGCCTTATCCACAAAGGTTGAATGGAGGTGACGTCTTGTTGGGTGAAGATGTAAAAGTCAGCTCAAAATTTTAGGTCTTTTTGCAAAATCCGATTGTCTCACTCCAAAGAACAAGAAGAGGAAATATAAAGAAGAAGCCTAACAATCTGAAGGCCACATACCTTGTCGAAATTTCTCTGTTTTTTATCCAAGGTAGCATTGGCTGCATTTGCCCTTTCAAGCTCTACCATCAGGTCCTCCACCTCAACCTGCAACCTCTGCTTGGTCTTCTCCAGGGACGCACTTTTCGCATTTGCCATCTCTGTCGACTCCTCGTATTCCTGCAGTCGTTGGACCAACCTCTTCCTGTGGATCACAGAGAAATAGTTGAAGGGGAAGGAGCGATTGactggtcaaatatattgACTGATAAAATTGAGAGCTTGCATGCAGTAtgcattgaaaaacaaactcgGTCCTTACTTGGCTTCCTCCAATTCCTCGGTGCGCTGTATGGCATCTGTCTCGTACTTGCTTCTCCACTGGGCCACGTCACAGTTAGCCTTGGAGAGGGAACGCTGCAGTTCAGCTTTCGCCTCCTGTTCCTCTTCATATTGTTCCCTTAGAAGATCGCAGTCGTGACGGGAAGACTGACAACTGTGTGCGAGGGCATTTTTTtcctatataaaaaaagaaataatgcaATGATGTACCTTCTCCAAACCTTGAGGTCCAGCCCACCCAAACACACAACCAACTATGACCGCAGACCTTAATTTCTTCATCCAGAAGTCTCTTGAGCTCTTCAATCTGATGACTGATGGCTGCTTTGCTTCTGTTCATCTGGTTTAGCGCCGCTTCTTTCTCCTCCACCAGTCGAGAAAGTTCGCCTACTCAAaccacaaaaaatgtaacttGGCACCAAGATCTCACTGGAGTataaaagatggaaaaaatgctGGTGTTAAATCAgtactttcatttttttgtccaacCCAAGTATCTATACTTTTCTGAATACTTCTGTCACCTGTGCCATGAACTGACCATTCTCCGTCTGCAGTCGTGCAGTGGTAGTGGCGTAGTCGCTGAGGGTTCTCTGGGCTTCGTCCACCTTGGTCTTGTACTCGCTATTTTGTTCTTCAAGGTTGCGGCAGGTCCTCTCCATGTTGGACTGGAACGTTCCACTTTGTGAGCGCCTTCTAGCACGGGAAACTTCTCACGCAAATCCCTTAATTTCTTACCTTGCTCTTCACAACAGTCTCCATATGGCTCGCCATGTCCTCGAGCTCCATCTTCAGTTCACTTTTGTCCTTCTCTAGCTTTTGCTTGATTCGCTGTAGATTGTCAATTTGTTCTCCGAGGTGTGCGACGCTGTCCGCCTGCTTCTTGCGTAGAGCCGCGGTGACGGCTTCGTGGTGTAGGGTGGCCTCTTCCAGGTCACGACGCAGCCTCTGTAACTCGGCCTC
It encodes the following:
- the LOC119126330 gene encoding myosin heavy chain, fast skeletal muscle-like, with translation MSSDAEMAQYGPASVFLRKPERERIEAQNRPFDAKTACFVPDPKELYIRGVVQKKEGGQATVKTQANETVTVKEEDCHPMNPPKYDKIEDMAMMTHLNEPSVLFNLKDRYAAWMIYTYSGLFCVTVNPYKWLPVYDPEVVSAYRGKKRMEAPPHIFSVSDNAYQNMLTDRENQSVLITGESGAGKTVNTKRVIQYFATIAVSGGSDKKEQTSGKIQGTLEDQIISANPLLEAFGNAKTVRNDNSSRFGKFIRIHFATTGKLASADIETYLLEKSRVTFQLSDERSYHIFYQIMTGHKAELIEMMLISTNPYDFPMISQGQITVASIDDKEELMATDTAIDILGFTNEEKMSIYKLTGAVMHYGNMKFKQKQREEQAEPDGTEVADKVAFLMGLNSADLLKGLCYPRVKVGNEYVTKGQTVPQVANSVGALAKSVYEKMFFWMVIRINEMLDTKQPRQFFIGVLDIAGFEIFDYNSMEQLCINFTNEKLQQFFNHHMFVLEQEEYKKEGIDWEFIDFGMDLAACIELIEKPMGIFSILEEECMFPKASDTSFKNKLYDQHLGKNNAFQKPKVVKGKPEAHFSLVHYAGTVDYNISGWLEKNKDPLNESVVQLYQKSSLKLLSFLYASFGGADGESGGDKGGKKGGKKKGGSFQTVSAVFRENLGKLMTNLRSTHPHFVRCLIPNEVKTPGIMDNQLVIHQLRCNGVLEGIRICTKGFPSRILYADFKQRYRILNASAIPEGQFIDGKKASEKLLGSIDVDHTQYRFGTTKVFFKAGLLGTLEELRDEKLASLVTQTQAVCRGYLMRKEYINLIAQKDCVWILQYNLRSFMNVKHWPWMKLFFKIKPLLKSAETEKEMATMKEDFIKCKEDLVKSESKRKELEEKMVSLLQEKNDLQLQVQSDAETLSDAEERCEGLIKSKIQLEAKLKEVTERMEDEEEINSELTTKKRKLEDECSELKKDIDDLEITLAKVEKEKHATENKVKNLVEELAGLEESISKLSKEKKALQEAHQQTMDDLQAEEDKVNSLTKAKSKLEQQVDDLEGTLEQEKKTRMDLERAKRKLEGDLKVTQESLMDVENDKQQSEERLKKKEFETNQLVSKIADEQTINNQLQKKLKELHARIEELEEEVEAERSTRAKVEKQRSDLSREIEEVSERLEEAGGATASQIEMNKKREAEFLKIRRDLEEATLHHEATSAALRKKHADSMAELGEQIDNLQRIKQKLEKEKSELKMEIDDVATNMESVAKTKVNLEKTCRSLEDQLVEFKTKNDENSRNIADLTNQKARFQNENAELSRQLEERESIVSQLTRAKQGFTSQIDELKRLMEEETKAKNALAHSLQSSRHDCDLLREQYEEEQEAKAELQRVLSKANTEVALWRNKYETDAIQRTEELEEAKKKLAQRLQEAEEQIEAVNSKCASLEKTKQRLHNEMEDLMVDVERSNSVAAALDKKQRNFDKILAEWKQKYEESLAELEGAQKESRSLSTELFKLKNSYEEALDHLETLKRENKNLHQEITDLTEQLGESGKTIHELEKFRKNVETEKYDMQTALEEAEASLEQEESKILCIQMELNQVKADVDRKVAEKDEEIDQLRKNSQRVVESMQATLDAEVRSRNDALRVKKKMDGDLNEMEIQLGHANRQAAEVMKQLRNVQAQLKEAQIHLDDSLRSHDDMKEQVAMMERRTGLLQAEIEELRAVVEQTERSRKLAEQELIDASERAVLLHSQNTSLLNTKKKLDTDVTQLHVEIEEASQEARNAEEKAKKAITDAAMMAEELRKEQDTSAHLERMKKNLEVTVKDLQHRLDEAENLAMKGGKKQMQKLEARVRELETELEAEQKRSSESIKGVRKYERKVKELSYQVDEDKKTNIRLQDLVDKLQIKMKAYKRHAEEAEEQANMHMARFRKSQHELEEAEERADVAESLANKMRAKTRDIGPKAPEGQAE